From the Lactuca sativa cultivar Salinas chromosome 9, Lsat_Salinas_v11, whole genome shotgun sequence genome, the window CTGCTACATGTCGATTTGAGCATAAATTTGATGAGGTTTCCAATCGATTTGGGTGTTTTGCTTTAgagtgtgtatgtatgtgtgggTTCTATAGGAAGAAGAGGTCCGGatctcagagagagagagagagagagagagagagagagagagagagagagagagagagagagagagagagagagagagagagagagagagagagagagagagagagagagagagagatcacttttataaataataataataataataataataagtaaatgaaaaatgaaaaataaattcattaagggtataatagtctttttagtttggaCTGGACCAAAACTACGAACAAAATAGTTTAAAATGACCATCACCCCAAAAAATCAGAGTTTggactaaaaaaaaaaaaaaaaaaaaaaaaaaaaaaaaaaaaaaaaaaaaaaaaaagacagtttttgcaattttgtcttgaaTTTATTACATTTTATTAGCATAAGGTCGTAAACGGAAGGTTAAAATAGCTTCTTTCTACACCGTTCATATGTCCCAAAAGTCCATGGCATGCGTTCTTCCTACAGGATGCTGCCATTTCTAATTTGTAAGTTCTAACCCAATTCCTGATGGATACAACATTCATGGTATGCGTTCTCCTTTCTATTTTTGCATAAACCCTAagcttgttttttttttaaaatagttttacaGAGGTTGCTCCTTAATTTCATCTCTATCCAACAATCATTATACATACGGATGCAATTGTcactgttatgtggattatgaaTTGAATCTGGATTAAGTTTTAGGAATCCTTTTTATGATTTTGTGCAAAAAAATTATAGTTACGTCGAACCCTAATTTAACGCAAATATTTTCCATGTGCAGGTTTCTCAATCACCTGAAAGCAGTCGGTAATTGTTAAGAACGCCATTATCGAGTCCAGATTCCAATATGTCAGAAACTGAGATACCAAATCCATATTTGCCTGATGAGATTGTAAAAGAAATCCTTTCTCGAATCCCTGTAAAATCCTTATTGCAATTCAGATGCGTATCAAAGCATTGGAAGGAGCTAATTACAGGTACTCATTTCATCAAATCACATCTTAAAAATGCCCTATCTTCATCAACCCAACATCGAATCCTTCTTCCAACTTCCCCTCTTATGTCTTTAAACTATAATAACATCAACGAATCACTACAACTCGATTCTCCAtttccaaaccctaaaacttcaATCAAGATTCTGGGCTCTTGCAATGGATTAGTATGTTTAATCGATGGCACACGTGACATAATCATCTACAACCCATCAACCAGAAGACATTTCAAGCCATTTCAATCACCTCAACAAGTTCTTCATTGTTCAAATCGGATTGAATTCGTGTATGGATTTGGGTGTGGATCAAAAAACCCTAATGACATGAAAGTGGTAAGATTTCCCCGATTTGCTCGCGACTCTGGATACAATAAACATAAGGTACGCGATAAACTTACAAGTTCTTGGAGAAGTGGATCAGTGTCATCTAGGTATGATTTCATCGATACAGTTGGTACTTTTTTAAACGGTGTTCTTCACTGGTTAGCTTATGGTAGTGGCAATGGTGATGATTATAGATTAGTAGCTTCATTCGACTTATCTGAAGAGACATTTTTAGAGATTTGTTTGCCACCTCAAGATTCAAGTCTTCCGTGTTATGTTTTGGGTGTTTTACAAGGATGTCTTTGTGCGATTTGTGATGATATTGGGTATACAGATGTTGAGATATGGTTGATGAAGGAATATGGggtggtcaactcttggtcaaaatTGGTTAAAATCCCACTTAATATGGGGAT encodes:
- the LOC111901576 gene encoding F-box protein CPR1, with the translated sequence MSETEIPNPYLPDEIVKEILSRIPVKSLLQFRCVSKHWKELITGTHFIKSHLKNALSSSTQHRILLPTSPLMSLNYNNINESLQLDSPFPNPKTSIKILGSCNGLVCLIDGTRDIIIYNPSTRRHFKPFQSPQQVLHCSNRIEFVYGFGCGSKNPNDMKVVRFPRFARDSGYNKHKVRDKLTSSWRSGSVSSRYDFIDTVGTFLNGVLHWLAYGSGNGDDYRLVASFDLSEETFLEICLPPQDSSLPCYVLGVLQGCLCAICDDIGYTDVEIWLMKEYGVVNSWSKLVKIPLNMGIQNISYMMPLGSLNEDEIVLEIDLQSFVIYDVKKKVFRCPMSDHDLKLFGDAMVYVESMLSPQVSCVLY